DNA sequence from the Armigeres subalbatus isolate Guangzhou_Male chromosome 1, GZ_Asu_2, whole genome shotgun sequence genome:
ATGCTTTTGTAAGACGACGAACACGTGTTCGATCTTGGCGAGACATCATTAGAAACCATCAACAACAACTTCACCTTTGCCGACCGTCGAAATATTATTACCGGAGAGCAAAAAAACATAGTCGGGGTCCTATTCACCGAAAATTCAGAGCACCTTCGGTAGATGCGCGTGCCAGATGGTGACTCCTGTGGGCTTTTGGATTgggtcaacaaaacaaaaaacattGTCAGGTTGCTTCGATAGTCACGTATCTAATATCGCTtctgtttaatttttatttgtaactatgaaaaaaattaattcaaataagaaaataaacgAATTGCTGTTAAGCAAATCATGATTACTAAATCTTCAGCTTGAGTAAATTTTCCAGTATAAAATAGTGCCATATGTTGCGTAACTTACACAACTCAGAAGTATCCTCGGAAGTGGCCTCCAAAAAATAAATACAACAAAAAATGCCTTCCATCGGAAATAGTTTTTTGTTGGCTTTTTTTTCTGCACACGAATGATCGGAAACAcatgaaaaaattgtttttatacAACCCTCCGTTTGCTTCACCTTCTTCCACATCCTTCCTATACCTGAACAAGTGTTCCAATTTGTCAGTTTTTGGATGAGCGTATATCGATTAAGCCAACTTCCCTTCGTTTTTAACTTTTGAGCCTCGACGGGTCTGATCATGGTCGTATCGAGTGTGACTACGAAGCTCCAACTGTTGTAGTTCTATTGCATTTTCGAAAGAAGGGTATTGTTAAGTGAAACCAATTGAAAAGATGTAGATTTTCCATATGTGTATTCTGATCTTAGAAAATTGTAGCGTCTAATtcgatttgtttattattttgataaaattctgtttttttttcaagggatacgttgatcaatttaaaaaatacgacgTGTGAATCcttaatgtattttaattaatttcaaaattaaaaaaaaagaaaaaaaaaatgattttacatAGCAAGAAACAAGTAGTCTCTCTAAATGTAAATGAGTTTTGATGTAAACCCATTTGGGTGCGAAAGGATTGCTATATCCCTTCATCCTTTCACTTCCTATCCATCCACGTATGCTGCCAAGATACCTGATAGGCAGTTATCCCAACTCGGTTTATGTACAGCTGTTGTCATTCCCAATGTCTTGTGAAGTAGATAGTAGGCTGTGAGCTGCATTCTGATTGGTTCGATGGCACGTGGCTCTACTTCCCCTTGCGCACCATTACTGAACGCTCGCTCAGTGTGGCGCACCTGAGAGCATGCGTAGGATTTCTCTCGTTTTTTCTCCGCTGCCTTCGTCTGGGAGGTTTCATTGTTCACGTTTCGCTTCGTTCCTTCCTAATTGGCACGCTAAACACGGGTAATGCTCCATTGCGTTTGATTCACACATTCGCAATAGTGATACTTAGATGGTCATTTATCATATTTACTTTAATGTTAGTAAAGATGCCTAAATTTACGAAGATGCTATGTTTTGAGCGTATTCAAGACGCAGAGTGCAGTCCTTTTTGTCCAAAGATGCAAGCTCATCCGTTTGTCGATAAACTTTAACGTGTGAGTACGAGAGAACTCGGTTCCGCGAGAAAAAATGCTCTCTTTTTCAAGAAGATTGGGCAAAACTTGAAACCACGATCATGATCCTTTACAGCACTGGTGGGGGTAAAAACAACAGGCTGATCCTGAGAACTCTATAAAACGTACCTGGAGGGCCGGGTTCTGGTTTAGTTTCAAGCCATAATTTGACGAAGAAGTTCTGAGTTTGTTCTGTGTTTgccaaaattcatcaatttgtgCCAGTGAGTGAGAGTGATCTCCAGAATTGTGAATCAAAATGACTACAGACTTTAGTCGTCACCATCAGTACTACTACTATTCGGCACCCGAAGCGGCGAACGTGAACGTTAAAATGGAACAAATCGAGCATCACATCAACAGCGACGATTACTACGGAAATTTCCCGGCACTAAGTGGCCAAGGATTGAACCTATCGAACATGATGATGCTTCCGAGCTATGAGTCCCAGCTAACTAATTACCCGGAATCCTGGATGACACCTTCTCCGTCCAGTTTCGGTTCGGAAAGTCCTGACTACTACTCAATGAATTCTCCGGCCTTTATCGACGTCGAAGAGTGTAAAGAAAATCTACTCAAGCAGGCCTCCCAGTTGCCCCTCTCGCCACCGAACCTGTTATCCGCATCCGTTCCAGCAATCTCCACCCCCACGGCTCTTCCCGTCAAAAAACGCCAATACCGGCGACAGCCCAAAATCAAACAGGAACCAATCACCGTGAAAACTCATCAACCACCCACTACGGAGCTCTCCTGCAGCGCTGCGCTGATGTTTTCGAGTGACCCCACGGTTACCGCCGCCACCGCAACGACCGGAAAGAGGAAACGCAAGCCGGTGGCACCGCAGATTAAGAAGAAGCGCCGCCTCGCCGCGAATGCACGCGAACGCAAGCGGATGCAGAGCCTGAACGACGCCTTCGATCGGCTTCGGCAGTGGTTACCCAGCTTGGGCAACGATCGGCAACTGTCGAAGCACGAAACGCTCCAGATGGCGCAGCAGTACATCACGGCCCTGTACGAGCTGCTGCAGTAGTGATGGACCGCGCTGCTCGCGCACGGTGCTTTGCAGAAGACGAGTGGTTCTTAGTCAGTAGTTGCTTCTCCCCAAAGTGTACATTTTGTTTCTATGAGACAGTTAAAGTGACAAAAAGTTTTAAGAGGCTTATTAGGTAAAGTTGTTTTACGAGCGATGGAACTCGTATCTGATGGGTTAGATTCCGAAATCGCTTCGTTAATTCCAGTGCCAGTGTTGAGTTGTATGTACTATGATGTAGATATTTACGTTAGGTTTGGTAAGGTTACTTTTTGGAACTGATTGTATTATAGCTTAGAGGTTAAGTTTGAACAAGaagtttaaattattttatcgaCAATGAAAAATGTACAGGCTGCGATTTTTGTTAGCTCATAATAAATGTTGAAAGtaatatcaaaataaataactgttgTCGTGTAAAAACATAATATCACATTCTCCACGATTTTTAGTTCAGAATCTCCAACATTCAACGTTTTGTGTTAAACTAAGTTATTATAACTAGACTCGTTATTATAATTGTTCGTTGTAGAAAGATCACGATTTTGATCTATTACTATTTTAAATGAGCATAATGAATAACAAATGTTTtctaaaatcactttaaaaaggcgccacaaaaatttataaaaaaatctacgaATGGATTAAGTAGTTTGAGATTGGAGTTCCTAGTGACCGGCTTCTTCCCTTAAAGCAGCAAATGTTCTGACTTGGAGAATTtggtttgaacatttttttaccAAACAATCCCTAGTTGCCTTGCGTCTTTTGGTTAAGCCTGATGGAAAGCTTTCATTATAATATTATCCATTTGTTGCCTGGCGAATGAAATGCAAACAATAAatattggaaaataaaaaaaatcctaatatGTATGGGAGGTTCCCCGGACACTTCTTTCAACGACATTTGTAGAGGTCTCTCCACCATCTTATGTAGTACAAGAGAAAGTTTTTGAAAAGTCCTTTACTTGCAGGGAATATCAGATCCTCTTGTAATctttttacaaaatttgaatttgagcaaaaatgttaagaattttcatgttttcatgTTATTCTGGTTTATATGGAGATGGTCAATATTAACCATATTTTGAATAACGATCATGATCTATACTGCCGTTAtctgcaagtcgagcacatctgtacatgggcctccatatacagatgtgctcgacttgcggttatgCTAACAATCTCAGGATatccaaaataactgggataggcaaattttgggcataattagatgagttgtaactatgtcaattattatccgattttgacaattcagggatgcctgaactagaaatttaatgtagtttcaccatatgtccatggaaccgaccatggtcatcggataccggagatattccgggtttttcgatgGTAGGTTCAGAACCGTGAATTTATGGtgggtattaggataagttgtggttaaaaacagaataatattagtaaccacaaataaagtagggctctttctgattggaaccatatgttgaaattcgaaatcggaccaggatcaagtgagatatggccatttgtttagaatcggtgccgatcaggagttttaaaagggaccaggccataaattcatttgaatcaagctttttgACCAATCTTCCATTATGATAACATTCAAAGTCTTCTGATACGTCAATAATGAAAACCAATTGAAAGACGGATCCCAAAGTCGCTGGGgtgccccagggaacctgtagaagggacatttcagttttagcgccaaactggtcattcgacggttcgtttttcatggttttctatcagaaaATATGAATATGGACAACTGACGGATTTGACcgattccgggacctacggattgtccccggggaacctgtagaaggggacatttccgtataatcgccaaaactggtcattcgacggttcgtttttcatggttttctatcaggaagcgaagtatgaatataaaatgcac
Encoded proteins:
- the LOC134208064 gene encoding protein atonal, which encodes MTTDFSRHHQYYYYSAPEAANVNVKMEQIEHHINSDDYYGNFPALSGQGLNLSNMMMLPSYESQLTNYPESWMTPSPSSFGSESPDYYSMNSPAFIDVEECKENLLKQASQLPLSPPNLLSASVPAISTPTALPVKKRQYRRQPKIKQEPITVKTHQPPTTELSCSAALMFSSDPTVTAATATTGKRKRKPVAPQIKKKRRLAANARERKRMQSLNDAFDRLRQWLPSLGNDRQLSKHETLQMAQQYITALYELLQ